The Geotoga petraea region TATTTTTCTTTTTAATTTTAAAAGAATCATTTTTTATGTTCGTTAATATATTATTTAAGTCATCTGTTATTAAATTTTTTCCATTTTCTATTAGCATGTATTTATCAGATATATTTCTTATAAGTTCTTCATCATGAGATACCATTATTATAGATCCTTTGAATTCTTTTAATGTATCTTCAAGAACTTCAACAGTTAGAATATCCAAGTGATTTGTTGGCTCGTCTAAAATGAGAACATTAGGTTTCTTTAGTAATACTTTGGCTATAGCCAGTCTTGTTAACTCTCCACCAGATATTGTATTGATTTCTTTAAAAACATCGTTTTGAACAAATCCAAATTTTCCAATATACCGTCTTACTTCAAAATCTTTCCAATCAGGAACTAAAGACCACATTTCAGTGAGAATATCGTTTTCTTGGTTAAAAGATGATATTACTTGGTCTATATAGCCTATATCTATATTGTATCCCCATTCAAATTTTCCTTTATAATTTTTTATCTTACCAGTTAATATTTTTAATAAAGTACTTTTACCAGATCCATTTTTACCAAGAATTGAAAGTTTTTCCCCTTCTTTTAAATTGAAGCTTATATCTTTTAAAAGAGGTTGCGACTCATAGTATGAAAAAGATATATTTTTTACATTGATAACTTCATACCCTGTTTCCCTTGGTTCTGGTATCTTTAGTTTTATTGAATTTTCTTTTTCTATATTTTTTATTGATTCATAATCTTCTTTTAATTTTGATAAAGTTCTCTCTCTAATAATGGCCTGCTTAACCATTTTTTCAGTACCCCATTTTCTATATCTTTGAACCATATCTTCCAGTCTCTTTATTTCTTTTTCAAGATTTTCTTTTTGAGCTTGAGTTGAATTGATTAAATTTTCTCTATTAGATAAATATTTTTCGTAATTTCCCTTGAAATCCCAAACTTTGAAACTGTTGATTTCCCAAAATCTATTACAAAGACTTTTTAAAAATTCTCTGTCATGAGAAACAAGAATAATAGCACCTTTGTAATTTTTTAAATAGTTTTTCAACCAATTTATAGAGTATAGGTCAAGATGGTTTGTAGGTTCATCCAATAATAATAAGTTATGGGTTCCTACTAAAGTCTTTCCAAGAGATAATCTTGTTAACTCTCCACCACTTAAAGTACTTACTTTTCTATTCCATTCATCATCCTTAAAACCTACACCAACTAAAGTGCTTCTGACTCTTTTTTCCAACATAAATTCATCTATATCTTCTTTTATTTCTTCTCTAACAAAATCGTATAAATTTATATGAGGATCATCCATTCTGAACTGTGTTAAAAAGTTTATTTTTAATTGGTTGTTTTTATGTAATTTCCCTTCAGTAGGCTCTAATTTATCAGAAATAATATTTAATAAAGTTGTTTTACCTGATCCATTTTTCCCTATTAAAGCTATTCTATCTCCGGGGTATACTGATAGATTCACGTTATAGAACAAATCTTGATCAGCAAAATTATGTGAAACATCTTCCAATCTTAGCAACATATCTTTCCACCTCTTACTTCATAAAAATCTTTTCGATATCTTGATTGTCTAGAAGTCTCCATTCCCCAATATCAACGTCTAATGATAAATCACCAATGCTTTTTCTGTGTAAATTTACAAGTTCTAAATCAATATAATCAATCATTCTTTTAATTTGATGAAACTTGCCTTCACAAATTTCTATTTGTAAAAAATTATCGCTTAATTTTTTTACCTTAGAAGGTTTGGTGATAAAGTCTCCTAAGTCAATTCCTTCAATTAGTTTATTGATCTTGTCTTCTGTTATATTTCCTTTGTATTCGACTATATATTTTTTAAAAATTTTGTTTTCTGGTGAGATGACTTTGTGTATAAAGTCTCCATCATTTGACAATAAAATTAAACCAGTTGTATCTATATCAAGTCTACCAGCAATTGAAAGGTCATTTTTATAAGGATGATCAATCAAATCTGTTGCTATAGAATGAAATTTATCATCTGTAGCTGAGACATAGTTTTTTGGTTTATTCAACATTATATATATATTATGATAAGGAATAATTCTTTCATCATTATAAAAAACTTCATCCTTCTTAGTTATTTTATAAGAAGTTTTTTTAATAATACTGCCATTAACTTTTACTTTTCCTTTGTTGATTAATTTTTTAACTTGGCTTCTTGTTCCAATTTTTGCATTTGATAAAAATTTATCCAATCTCATAATTTCTTATCTTTTTTTACTATATAAGAATAAACATCTTCTAAATTAGGTGTTATTTTTCTCTTTTCAACATAATCAGGAAAAACAAAATCATTATTCTTTAATTCAACGATAATTTTTTTAGTTGATATAGTTTTGAAAGATAAAATTTCATCTTTAAATCCTTCAAGATATTTAACTATATCTTCAAATTTATCTTTTGGGATTAAAATTTCATAAATAGACATTAATTTTTGAAATTTGTCGTATATATTTTCTGTATTATCTTTAAAAGCTATTTTGCCATCAACTATTACTCCTATAGAATTGCAAATTTGTTCTACTTCCCAAATATAATGTGAAGATATTATAATTGTGGTATTGTATTTTTTGTTGTTTTCAATTATATATTCTCTAATAAACCTACTGGTTTCTACATCAATGGCATTTGTAGGTTCGTCCAATAACAATATGCTTGGTTTTTTTATTAGAGCTCTGGCGATATTGAGTTTTTGTTTGTTTCCAGACGAAAGATGTTTGGTTAACTTGTTTTTATAAATATTAAGTCCAAAATCTTTCATCAAATCGTCTAAAGTATCTTTATAATTTTTAATATTAGAAATTTCTGCAAACATTTTTAAGTTTTCAGTTGGAGTTAAATCATCTTCTAAAACATTGTAATCAGATACCAATGATATGGACTTTTTTACTTTATAAAGGTTTTTGTTAATAAAGTTACCGTTAATTTTTATGGTACCCAAAGTAGGTTTTAACAAAGTTGATATCATTTTCATAATAGTAGATTTTCCAGCACCATTAGGCCCAAGAAGACCGAATATTTCTCCTTCTTTTATCGTCAAGTCAACATCTTTAACAGCATAAAAATTACCAAATTTTTTGGATAAATTATTTAATTCTATTGCATTCATAATCATGCTCCTTACAACCTATCATATTTTTTGACTTTTCTCATTTTTCTATCAAAGTCTCTTTTTGCAATGGTTTCTCTTTTATCAAATTTTTTCTTACCTTTTGCTATAGCTATATCGACTTTAATTAAACCTCTATCATCTACATAAACCTTTAAAGGTATAATTGTACATTTATCTTGCTTTATTTTTTGATTAATTTTTATAATTTCATTCTTATGTAATAATAATTTTCGTGGTCTCTCAGGTTCGTGGTTAAACATTGCAGATTGCTTATAAGGTGCAATGTTTACATTATATAGAAATATTTCATTTTTTTTTATTTTTGCATAAGAATCTTTGAGGTTTATCCTTCCATCTTTAATGGACTTTACTTCTGATCCCAATAACTCTATTCCAGCTTGATAAGTTTCTTCTATAAAATAATCATGCCTTGCTTTTTTATTATTTACAATTATTTTCATTATTGTTTGTTCACCTCTTTTTCTTCAAAATCGTTCTCTTTTTTCTTCCTATTGAGAGCTCCTAAAATTATTTCAGCTCTTCTTTTACCTATTCCAGTTACATTTGTTAGATCTTCAAAGGATGCCTCCATAAGATTTGGTAAATTCTTAAAGTTTTCAACGACATTTTTAACTGCCACAGGGGGTAATTTTGTTGAATATAAAATTCTGTATCCCCTTGGGACAATGTTCCTTTCTTCAAGTTCATCATCAGAAGAGACCTCATATCCAAGCATTCTTGATATAGTATAGAGATTTACCAAATCATCTAATTTTATATCTTTGAATATTTCTATTGAATCTTCAGATTTTTGATATTTCAAGTCCTCAATATGATAATCCATTATAATTGCCCCAACAAATTTTGGAATAGATCTTAATATTTCTTCATATTCAAGTTTTACACTTCCTGATATTTCTCCTAATTCACTTAAATATTTGTCAACACCTTGTGTAATTTTTATTGTCAACAAACCTTTAGATAAAATTTCTGCAACGTCAGATAAAGAAACGGTCTTTCTTGATTCTTCGTTATTTAAATATTCAATTTGGTTAAAAAAAGACTGTTTATACCTTTGAGCAATTGTTATTTCTTGATTTAACCTTTCAAAAATTATCCCTTCAGGTAATAATTCGTGTTTCTTCTTCTTATAAAAAACTGAAACAGAATTTCTTCTTTTTGAAACAGCTATGGTTAAATCATCAGTTTGATTTGAAATTTTTTCTGCAGTTCTATGTCTCATTCCAGTCTGAGAACTGGCTATATTTTTGTCGGGATTAAGTTGTACGTTAGCAAAGAGAATTTTATTAGCCTCACTATTGAGGACGATTGCACCATCCATCTTTGCTAATTCATACACTTTTTCAGGTAAAAAGTCAGAATTTAAATTGAAGCCCAACTGAATAATACCATTTTCTAAATATTGTTCAGGCTTAGACGCTAAAAAAATTAAAGCCCCTAAATTTGCCTCTATAATTCTATCAATACCTTTTCTTAGCGGTTTTCCAGGAGCTAAGAAGTCCATAATCCTATTGAAGCCCTCATCAGTCATAATATTGTCCCCCTTTAAACATTTTAACAATATCTGAAATATTATCGAGTTTAATTATGTTCTTACCATTTATTTTTGCTCTCTTAGATATGCAAATATTTTCTATTCCTATTTTTTTAGCCATTTCAACTCTTTTTTCAATATGAGAAGTGTTCCTTATTTTTCCATCTAGTCCTATTTCACCTATAAAAATAGTTGATTTATCTAAAGTTTGTTCAAAAAGAGATGAAATTATTGTAAATGCAATAGCAGAATCTATGGAACTATCGGATATTCTAAATCCTCCAGATGTATTCAAAAAAATATCTTTTGATTCAACAGGGAGTTTTAATTTTTTAGATAATACAGCTGTAATCATAAATACTTTATCAATGCTAATTCCAGAACTCACCCTTCTTGGAGATCCATAAACGGGTTTTGATACTAAAGATTGAATTTCAATTGGTATTAATTTGTTACCTTCTTTTATTATTGACAATGTATTTCCTGGCTCATTGGAATAATCTGATAAAAAATAATTGGTTAAATCGTTTATTGGATAAAGCCCTCTTTCAGTCATTTCCATCAAAACAATCTCGTCAGTTGGACCATATCTATTTTTATTAACTCTAAACATTCTTAACCCAGAAGTTTTTTCAAGTTCAAAAGAAATTACACAGTCGACAACATGTTCCAACAACTTTGGCCCTGCTACATTACCTTCTTTTGTGACATGACCTATCAAAAGTGATGAAGTTTCAGTTCGTTTAGAATATTCTACAATTTTTCTTGTACTTTCCTTTACTTGTAAAACACTTCCAGGGTTAGAATCTACGTCATCGCTTTTAATAGTCTGTATAGAATCAAAAATAAGAATTTCGGGTTTTTCTTTTAATTTAGAAATAGACTTGAAAATGCCTTCCAGTGAATTTGAAAAAATCAAACCAATATTTTTGTTGTTTATTCCTAATCTTTTAAACCTTTGCATTACCTGACTTTTTGATTCTTCAGCAGAAATATATACAACACTGTTTTCCGAATCAGAAAGTTGAGAAACCAATGTGCTTTTACCTATACCAGGCTCACCACTCAGTAAGTAAACAGCACCTTTAACTAAACCATCGTTGAGAGCTTTGTTAATTTGAATTGATTTTATTTTTAATCTTTCAGGTTCCTCAATTTTAGAATCTAAATAAGTTATTTCATTACTATTAATTTCATCATCATTTGAAGAATCCATATAATTAATATCCGCGGTGAATTCCACCGCGGATCCCATTTCATTACATATTGGACATTTAGCAAACCATTTATCTGATTCATATCCGCATTCGTTACAAACATAATATTTTTGTTTTGCTTTTTTCTTGCTCAAGTCTTAACCACCTTTTTCTTTCTACCAGGTGATTTTCTAAAAGTCAACTCATCTTTTTTAATATCAATGATAATCTTATCCATTTCTTCAAATCTACCTTTTAAAATTTCTTCTGAAAGAGGATCTTCAATATATTTTTGAATGGTTCTTTTTAAAGGCCTTGCACCAAAAATTTTATCATATCCTTTATCCAGAATAAATTCAATGGCTTTTTCTTTTATTTTTATATCAATATTTTTTTCATTAAGCCTTTCCTTTAACTCATCTAGCTGAATTTGAATAATGTTTTTAATGTTATCTTTTGTTAAAGGATGGAAAACAACAACATCATCTAATCTATTGATAAATTCAGGTTTAAAAGCCTTTTTAATTGCAGAGTCTACCTCACTTTTAATGCTTTTGTACTCTGATTCTTCGTTTTCCCCTTCAACAAACCCCAAAGATCTTTTTGACTTGTTTATGTGTTCTGACCCAAGGTTTGAGGTCATTATAATAATAGAATTTCTAAAATCAACAGTTCTTCCTTGTGAGTCAGTCAGTCTTCCTTCATCCATTATTTGTAATAATATGTTAAAGACATCTGGATGGGCTTTTTCTATTTCATCTAATAAAATTACTGAATAAGGTTTCCTTCTTACAACTTCTGTTAACTGACCTCCTTCATCATAACCAACATAACCTGGGGGAGCTCCAACTAATCTTGAAACGTTAAATTTTTCCATATATTCACTCATATCAATCCTTACAAGAGCAGTTTCATCACCAAATAAATATTCAGCTAATGTTTTAGCAAGTTCCGTTTTACCAACTCCTGTAGGGCCTAAGAACATGAATACACCGTTTGGCCTTTTAGGATCTTTTAGGCCACTTCTTGATCTCCTTATGGCTTTTGAAACCGATACAATAGCTTCGTCTTGGCCAACAACCCTCTCGTGCAATACAGCTTCAAGATTGAGTAGCCTTTCCATTTCTGAACTTTCAAGCCTTTTTAGAGGGACGCCAGTCCAGTTAGAAACAACATCAGAAATATCTTGTTCAGTGACAATTATTCTTTCAGTTTCGGCCTTTTTTCTCCATTTAGAATATTTGTCTTTGTAATCCTTTCTTAGGTCTTCTATTTTTTTGTTAAGTTCTTCAACTTCATCAAATTTATTTTTAGAAATCATAAGATTTTTTTCTTCTTCAAGTTCTTCTATTTCTTGATTTTTCTTCTTAAGATCATTTGGTAGTGTTAATGCTTTTAATTTAGACCTAGCTCCAGCTTCGTCTATAATGTCTATAGCTTTGTCTGGTAGAAATCTATCTGTTATATATCTCAAAGATAAATTTACCGCATTTTCTAAAGCTGCTTTTGTGTATTCAACATTATGATGTTCTTCATATTTAATTTTTATACCTTTTAAAATATTTATTGCGCTTTCAAAATTAGGCTCATTTACATATATTTTTTGGAACCTTCTTTCTAACGCAGGGTCTTTTTCTATAAATTTTCTGTATTCATTAGAAGTTGTTGACCCAATGACAGTTATTGTTCCATTTGCTAAAGCTGGTTTTAATACATTAGCGGCGTCCATTGAAGATCCCTCAGCAGCACCGGCTTCAACAATCATATGAAGT contains the following coding sequences:
- the abc-f gene encoding ribosomal protection-like ABC-F family protein, with translation MLLRLEDVSHNFADQDLFYNVNLSVYPGDRIALIGKNGSGKTTLLNIISDKLEPTEGKLHKNNQLKINFLTQFRMDDPHINLYDFVREEIKEDIDEFMLEKRVRSTLVGVGFKDDEWNRKVSTLSGGELTRLSLGKTLVGTHNLLLLDEPTNHLDLYSINWLKNYLKNYKGAIILVSHDREFLKSLCNRFWEINSFKVWDFKGNYEKYLSNRENLINSTQAQKENLEKEIKRLEDMVQRYRKWGTEKMVKQAIIRERTLSKLKEDYESIKNIEKENSIKLKIPEPRETGYEVINVKNISFSYYESQPLLKDISFNLKEGEKLSILGKNGSGKSTLLKILTGKIKNYKGKFEWGYNIDIGYIDQVISSFNQENDILTEMWSLVPDWKDFEVRRYIGKFGFVQNDVFKEINTISGGELTRLAIAKVLLKKPNVLILDEPTNHLDILTVEVLEDTLKEFKGSIIMVSHDEELIRNISDKYMLIENGKNLITDDLNNILTNIKNDSFKIKKKNKPNKDYEKEKKLRNRIKSLNSELDKLRNESETLFLKLDNLEKEMIERGDNYTKVKELMDEKIKIEKKINYYEIREEQIIKELAEIENSEG
- a CDS encoding pseudouridine synthase, giving the protein MRLDKFLSNAKIGTRSQVKKLINKGKVKVNGSIIKKTSYKITKKDEVFYNDERIIPYHNIYIMLNKPKNYVSATDDKFHSIATDLIDHPYKNDLSIAGRLDIDTTGLILLSNDGDFIHKVISPENKIFKKYIVEYKGNITEDKINKLIEGIDLGDFITKPSKVKKLSDNFLQIEICEGKFHQIKRMIDYIDLELVNLHRKSIGDLSLDVDIGEWRLLDNQDIEKIFMK
- a CDS encoding ABC transporter ATP-binding protein; this translates as MNAIELNNLSKKFGNFYAVKDVDLTIKEGEIFGLLGPNGAGKSTIMKMISTLLKPTLGTIKINGNFINKNLYKVKKSISLVSDYNVLEDDLTPTENLKMFAEISNIKNYKDTLDDLMKDFGLNIYKNKLTKHLSSGNKQKLNIARALIKKPSILLLDEPTNAIDVETSRFIREYIIENNKKYNTTIIISSHYIWEVEQICNSIGVIVDGKIAFKDNTENIYDKFQKLMSIYEILIPKDKFEDIVKYLEGFKDEILSFKTISTKKIIVELKNNDFVFPDYVEKRKITPNLEDVYSYIVKKDKKL
- the smpB gene encoding SsrA-binding protein SmpB; protein product: MMKIIVNNKKARHDYFIEETYQAGIELLGSEVKSIKDGRINLKDSYAKIKKNEIFLYNVNIAPYKQSAMFNHEPERPRKLLLHKNEIIKINQKIKQDKCTIIPLKVYVDDRGLIKVDIAIAKGKKKFDKRETIAKRDFDRKMRKVKKYDRL
- the disA gene encoding DNA integrity scanning diadenylate cyclase DisA, encoding MTDEGFNRIMDFLAPGKPLRKGIDRIIEANLGALIFLASKPEQYLENGIIQLGFNLNSDFLPEKVYELAKMDGAIVLNSEANKILFANVQLNPDKNIASSQTGMRHRTAEKISNQTDDLTIAVSKRRNSVSVFYKKKKHELLPEGIIFERLNQEITIAQRYKQSFFNQIEYLNNEESRKTVSLSDVAEILSKGLLTIKITQGVDKYLSELGEISGSVKLEYEEILRSIPKFVGAIIMDYHIEDLKYQKSEDSIEIFKDIKLDDLVNLYTISRMLGYEVSSDDELEERNIVPRGYRILYSTKLPPVAVKNVVENFKNLPNLMEASFEDLTNVTGIGKRRAEIILGALNRKKKENDFEEKEVNKQ
- a CDS encoding ATPase domain-containing protein, yielding MSKKKAKQKYYVCNECGYESDKWFAKCPICNEMGSAVEFTADINYMDSSNDDEINSNEITYLDSKIEEPERLKIKSIQINKALNDGLVKGAVYLLSGEPGIGKSTLVSQLSDSENSVVYISAEESKSQVMQRFKRLGINNKNIGLIFSNSLEGIFKSISKLKEKPEILIFDSIQTIKSDDVDSNPGSVLQVKESTRKIVEYSKRTETSSLLIGHVTKEGNVAGPKLLEHVVDCVISFELEKTSGLRMFRVNKNRYGPTDEIVLMEMTERGLYPINDLTNYFLSDYSNEPGNTLSIIKEGNKLIPIEIQSLVSKPVYGSPRRVSSGISIDKVFMITAVLSKKLKLPVESKDIFLNTSGGFRISDSSIDSAIAFTIISSLFEQTLDKSTIFIGEIGLDGKIRNTSHIEKRVEMAKKIGIENICISKRAKINGKNIIKLDNISDIVKMFKGGQYYD
- a CDS encoding ATP-dependent Clp protease ATP-binding subunit, with protein sequence MFDNFTERAAKVFIEAQNDAKDMGHPYVGTEHILLGLLKVKGKYLDIIFGDFNISYNRMKAEITNVVGTNSSQGIIGSPQPTPRAKRIIELAYDESELMGSSRIDAEHLLLAICREAEGIASHIMKRLGINLQNMRKQLADIMMKGDIKPNEELKQNSEVSEEKKRQKQTALRQLEDFGSDLTEKARKNKLDPVIGREVEITRLMEILARRKKNNPVLIGEAGVGKSAIVEGLAMRIVSGDVPEVLKTKTIFALDITSLVAGTKYRGEFEKRMKKLMQVLEKTEDIIIFVDELHMIVEAGAAEGSSMDAANVLKPALANGTITVIGSTTSNEYRKFIEKDPALERRFQKIYVNEPNFESAINILKGIKIKYEEHHNVEYTKAALENAVNLSLRYITDRFLPDKAIDIIDEAGARSKLKALTLPNDLKKKNQEIEELEEEKNLMISKNKFDEVEELNKKIEDLRKDYKDKYSKWRKKAETERIIVTEQDISDVVSNWTGVPLKRLESSEMERLLNLEAVLHERVVGQDEAIVSVSKAIRRSRSGLKDPKRPNGVFMFLGPTGVGKTELAKTLAEYLFGDETALVRIDMSEYMEKFNVSRLVGAPPGYVGYDEGGQLTEVVRRKPYSVILLDEIEKAHPDVFNILLQIMDEGRLTDSQGRTVDFRNSIIIMTSNLGSEHINKSKRSLGFVEGENEESEYKSIKSEVDSAIKKAFKPEFINRLDDVVVFHPLTKDNIKNIIQIQLDELKERLNEKNIDIKIKEKAIEFILDKGYDKIFGARPLKRTIQKYIEDPLSEEILKGRFEEMDKIIIDIKKDELTFRKSPGRKKKVVKT